ctctctctctctctgtctctctctttttctctgcatagaagacgaagacgaagacgaagacgaagacgaagggAAATTGTTATCGCTTCGCGACGCTACTTTCATATTAGGGTAGAagcttttccgaaaatttttgGGAGGAAATACCGGAGCACCGTAGCCGATTCAATTTGCCTAATGAACAAGCCAGGAGGAACATGTCCCTGTCTACGAGGGACAGTATTATAAAACCTATCTCTCGTGACTCAGTCCTTGGATCGATTTTGTACACGGTACGAAACGAGCCTGACAATGCAATCGCCCGTGTAGATTTCAGTTGGTCGTGTTACTCGCGAATGTAAGACAGTAAAAGAAGCTGGGATCGAAATATCGATAGCGTCGAGACAGTCGGTGAAGAGAGGAGATGTACTTGGGAAGAGGAGTCGTAAATTTcggtgaaattgaaattatattgttgCAGGAGAACGAAACGGATAGGTTCCACTGAAAAATTGAACGAAATATATACGTGTATGTTTCGttcagaaaataattatcagAAAGAGATTTTATCGACGAGTTACGGTTCAACGGTATTGGGACGAGAAGTTATTCTATCTGGAGACATTATTCGAGTCTGAAACAGTGATTTTAATGGAACACCTTCGTGGAGCGTGGAAAGAGTTATTTCGGTTAAGCACAAAAAGTATATTCTTCTTTAATTTAACGAGTTTAACTACGCAAGAAGTGTTTGAACTaacaatttgtttgaaaaatattttaatccctTCGGTACGAGCGTCAGCAGTCGAAGGCCATTAAGTGCATCCGTATGGCTGAGCACCGACTTTATTGGACTATCATCGCACGACCGTCGACTTTAGTGCACTgtatacgtttatttatttagtcgttctgaatatttcttgttttatgCGTTCTAAATTTTATATGACTTTATAACACCTTTTTTAGAAGACACGTGTTACATCTTCCGTGCTACATTCCTCTTGGTCGCCAGTTAGAAGTTAAAGATTGAAaggtattaaatttttatatgattttcctACGAACCATAATTATACTTTTTCACGATGTAGATATTATAAGCTAATTGTCTTGTAATAGAAGATAATTGGACtcgttatataaaattaatcgtgTCAAATATTTGCTGACATTATACTGCACGAGTGTGTTCGATTATTTCTTCGGAAGGATTTTTCGAGCTAAATTAATACGAAGATCAAGAGTGACAAAATGGTGCTTCGGTTTccaaattattaacatttaagaTTCAGCTACAGCGGCTCCCAAATGGCGATAGGAACGTGAAGAATGACGCACAGCGTGAAAGCTGAATATCCGTTTCGAATTTATTATATGATGCtccatttacaattttttaaaaacagatAAATTGTTATAAAGGTCCAGAGACTTGGTCACTCACCTAAACAAACACGTTTGGTTGTTTCGAGGGTGTCACacactgtgattttctcgaacaAAAGCATCGATCATTGAATATTGCGCGTGGGGCAGACCGAAGTGAATCGGGTCACAAGATTGCATCACGCAAATAAGAATCCAGTTCGCATTTGTTATGTCGAAAATGCTACTTCTCACTTTTCGTTTCTTATCTGCAAAAGAAaggtttaaaaaatttttttcacttcttattattaatgttgtttagaatttttatttctatactgTCAAAGAGAAAGTGATTTAGTTTACCTGCATCTACCCTATATTGTTTTTAGTATGCAGTGCAATTGACACAATTGACACACAGGCTTCACTAAACACAGCAACTGACACTACATATAATAATACTGGAATTAAGAGAACACAAACTGTTTGTTACTGATCATGagatttttaattgttaatcattttaacaTGAAATAATATGATCATAGGTAACGGAATATAGTAAATACTATTAATGTCCTTCAAAAAAGGTGTGCTACattaaaaattctgttaaaatacTTGTTATCGTGTAAgccttttttcatattttaaaattatcatcTATTACTACTGAATAAGAAAGTTAAATACGTTATTACCGGGATTGTTTATGATCATTATTTCCAtcagtaattaacacgttaaatatttattatttgaaaatatttctatattataaacgatGTTACTTACAATACTTGACAAAAATTACTGCCAccatagtttttaatatttttcgcgGTAATCATGACGCTGAAAGTCCAcaaaaggtaatttaataataatttcttcatcATAGTGTTAAGACCAAAAgttaagcaaagaaattaagTCTGAGTTATACAAAATTGATATGCGGAAACAACCAGAGAAGAATCAGATTGCTGGTTCATTGCTGATCTTCTCAAAGCTGGCATCACTGGTGGCcctaattttttttatcaaggACTGCAATGTGGTGACATGCAGCaaaataaacgtgcaacaataataacgcgattcaattaaataacttcatattatatttttttattttttgtattttgctcTGCAAAATTGTGCGACATAAAGTGTATTGAAAATTGAGTTGAAAATCTCTCTACTCCAAAGGACGATGAAGGCCTAACTAAGAATTGCTCtgaattcaaaaattcatttttaacaaattaaaatgtgaaaagtaatcgtaataaaaatagtttccTCTTTagcaaaatgagaaatatttggAATACAGTCTAACCAATACATTCTTTTTCTGTTTGCAGAACTCTATACGACATAATCTGTCGTTGCATAGCAGATTCATGCGGGTTCAGAACGAGGGTACTGGTAAGAGTTCTTGGTGGATGATCAATCGCGATGCTAAGCCCGGCAAGTCTTCTCGTCGAAGGTAAAATATCcgacgtttcattttttttcctaAGTACAGTTCGTCTCTCACGTTTTTAGCCGTGACcgacaagctaaaagtgcaccgGGGCAAGAAGAGACGTCCACTTACGGCGCTCGGCCCGGTAATTATGGCAACAATCACACCTCAGTTTTGacacgtccttgttattggccgagttgTGCAACAATTCCCCTtgtccctgtgcacttttaacccGTTGCTATACCATTTAACCGGGAAAAATCCGGGCCATAATTATGGCGATCGATATCTCACTCGAGTTGTCACCtcaagtcagactcgtgatacttatgtttggtccaaaatttgtatcacgagtcaaactcgttaaagtatggcaaggggttaaacctaAGGCCGgtggagctaacgtgagaggcgtataGTAGTTTGTCGGACCTTGCTCAAGACGTGAGACCTGCACTGTACCAACAGTAATGCTCACTTAAATTCCACAAATTTGGATCctagcagtggaatttaaccgagcagaaaagcaggaggaagctatttgcTTTCAGAAACTGACTTCAGCACAGCCTGATAAAGGCGATATAATCAGCGGAAGCGGGATAAACACAGGTCGCCGAAAATCGAGGGTTGAGTCGCGAGACTTCAAAGCGACgtcgcacgcgtcaaatataaacatgcaatgaagaaagtttcaattgcagtcattttaaccttaccttcacAAATGTAGTATCAATGAATTTCAAGGTTCATTTCCCCcaaatagataaaactaaatgagaaaaagtaaggttaaaattattacaattgaaatattcttcattgtatgtttatatttgattcGACGGTCTGCGTCTATACTATTTCTGCTCATTGTGTTAATTTTCTGTCCCTGTATACTGGGATTacgttacactgagctcgagaCAGTGTGAAGTGAGGAAAGAGTAGGGATGGTTCAgtggaatttagccgagcagattttgtggaatttaagcgagcatcactgtatCTGCTGGTTGCGTGTAAAGTGTCCCACGCGTTTCGTCGTGTTTCACAGGGCTATCACAATGGAAACTAGTAAACTGGAGAAACGACGCGGCCGCGTGAGGAAGAAGATCGAGGTACTAAGAAACGGCGGTTTGCAGGCCGACGCGACGCCCAGTCCTAGTAATAGCGTGAACGAGGGACTCGATCTCTTCCCCGACAGCCCTCTTCAACCTGGAAGCGGTTTTCAACTCTCCCCTGATTTCCGGTAGTTCTACAACCTTATACGTTACCAACATAATTGTGATAAACACAATTAACGTTCTAAGCTGAGACTGTATAGTTTGCGAAGTGGAGTATCTCATAATGACTGACTTTACAATGAAGGAACACTATAACGAATAATTTGCCTCATAAAATCATAATGTTTATAACCAACTCAGAGCAATGCAACAATTGATAATTCCTTTAACTTTTATTCTACGTTCTTCTTCTACTTTTATTCTCGTTTCGTATGATATTACTCTTTCATAGCAAAGACAAATGgtgttagaattaattatttattagttggTATCGTAGTTCTCAAGCTACTCTATCATATAATTAGTTATGATACATAAATGATAGAGTAGCTTGAGAACTACGATACCAactaatcaataattaattactaattacttaTGATACAtagacatcagttttcttacagtcttcaagcaatttggaaacttcggtcatcgatgaccaccgtggcgatcaacgtgttaaatatatgtaGATATGTacattacactgtggaacaaattttaacctattttgctttttacaataaccactatgtgattcttatagagttccttaccctaaatacgaatccgaaaaccaaattgctgggtcacgtcgagttttcgaaaaaactgggtttttgtagaaacggtcgaatttttcaaaaaaccaaatgttacataaaaactaaaaacggtaagcagttaaaatttgccgcaaaaaataaaggagacttccCCGAACACGTggctataaaaatgttgaattttgcttatcattaaatgtttgtaaatgatgatcaaagtttaaaaaaggttatactttgtatgcacttctattacatttctatgaaaattggGTTGGTTAGCACGAGTTTGCTATGCGctattggattctgcagacatttctgaagaggaaccccccgaGGGAAacgtgagatcggtttttctttgggacagggtaagaaaatgtccgcgaagagcgcgtgcacggaactttcgcgtCACACGGCCATCGCTTGCTGGCCACAACTATGcaagggccgtgactacgcgctgtatagacctggatcccggtcacttcttatatgtatatataatgtttaattgttttataaattttcataatagttgtgacaaagcttttcacgatcgttccgttttaaataatttgatgtttttatagctacatgttcgggcaagtctcccttattttctgcgacaaattttaactgcctatcgtatttggttttcacgtaacacttggttttctgaaaaattcgatcgtttttacaaaaacccagttttttcgaaaactcgacgtgacccagcaatttggttttcggattcgtatttagggtaaggaactctataagaatcacctagtagttattgtaaaaagcaaaataggTTCAAATTTCTCCCACAATgttatatatcatttatattagGACAGATTAATTCGTTATAGGGTGCTTTGATATAGCATGTACAGGTTGATTCATAAATatatctcaatatttcaaacaataaattGACACAGTAATATAGGTAAGAAAGCATCGTATGAATAAATGTCCTGTATATTTAATACGTTTTGGCCTTATTTAATGTTCGCAAACAATATCTATCGATATGAACTAGACAAAATTTTGACTTATACATTATTCTCACACATTTTGTATTTACTTACACGTTTGGACTTGTTCAGGACATATGTTCATATTTGTTGCTTCTGCGTAAATTTACGTCacgtaaatttaatttttgaggtcttaacatatatttatttaaataacttacAGTGCAATATTTGTAAATTCTTCAATATCTTCCACATTCTGTTCAAAgttcaacaaaataaaaaacaagtATTAATTAAATCCAGAAATGAATGTGCGACAAAATcgatgaattttgtatatttatacttatattttagttattttttatattcatgtttgaattatatttaaatgaccTTTCATTTAAGTCCTCGAGCTTCAAGCAACGCCTCATCTTGCGGTCGGTTAAGTCCAATCCCTGCAATCCCTGGAAAACAAGAATGGACACCAGCATACACTTCTTCTTATAGCCCAGAACAATTAGGTacgcattaatattaattattttattcttcgcaTAGATATAGGTTCATTattttgatcatcatttattcctttatacTATACTACAACAGTAACATTGTAtgtgatttaaccccttggactatgatttctttctcaactccaACCAATACgaccactttgtcattaataatttattggaaaaagagaaaaattctaagcatatgttatgcctatatttcgttttaagtataatagttgattacagaggaataatatttattttgagttcgaatgaactgagtaatgtatatatttgttgaatcatgttgaaaatcttcatcgcgagtctcactcattgttgtaggacaaggggttaaaaagtttgaacacaaaacaaaatttaacgttGCCTTACAAACTATAGATaacaaaaaattgaatgtaGAATAATTCATAAACtgtgtatataaaactgtttcatGTATTTAAATAAGTTACGCaaaacttacaaattttttaataaaattgaataaaactggtgcaaaaggtaaataaataaaaattacgtaACAGTTATTCCATTTAATTGTTATGTGGGAAGTTTATGATTACATTTGACAAAAGAACATATGTAAATAAGAATTGCTGATTTCAATAGAACTCCTATGATATAATTCTCATAAAAATACTTGACACGTTGTTTTtcatcatttaaaattattttgtttaatatctattaaattaaaatattagttttaaattttaGTAGCTAGAAAAGAGTATGTGCCATATGTATTtatgataaatacaatatagGTAAATgatcttataaaaattgatgttcttATAATGCATTATTAAATGTATACATACTTACATCGGATAGATTATGTAAATACCTTGCGTGTTTATGGATGTGTAAAAAGAATATAGTGAactgtttcatttataatttataataacataattaccTAAGGTGgagaaaattagtaaaattgattcaataaatacttttaaatacagtaaacatttatgtaatccaatatttataactGTACAATGTACAATGTACAATGTACAATGTACATGAACGAAACACCTCAATTTTGCTATTCGGTTTACAAAAACGAGAGGTAACGcaaaatttctattttgtttgaaaatattcattgaaattaaaaatgaaatataggtacttattatgatttctttcattcttgcgagacttttattgatttatattcaaACTGCAAGGGATACATAATCATATAATAATTACGAGATAGAATAACCGACATGCAattgttattaacattattgaatttaatattatgaaactGTTCATTCATATCCGAGTAAAGTATTCGAGCAGTGAAAAGTGGAATATTATTTGCCGAATTCTTATGCACTATGACTGTATAAAATCAACAAGAACGTTCCAGATAGCCCAAAGAATAACGCAAAGCAAGAAATTTTTATATCCAAAAGGGTCGCGAagaaaatgaacatttatttgatttttttcttttccctgaCGAATGCGAACGCAGCCGGTAGCTTCGCGGAGACGATGAAACTGGAATCCTATCAAATGTATCAGACGTCGCCACCGAGCCATCAACAGCAGACCGGTCCGCCGCCATCTTATTACGAGACCCAGTATCAGAGGAGCAACAGCATTTCCTCGGGATCCTCTTCGTTCGCTCTGCAATCGACACCTCAGCCCGCGAGTCAGCAGAGATGCCCGATCCACGGTCTGCAGCCGTGCGCTtgtcaaatggtgagtgagaaaATTACCGATGTAACTACCAATATAATACACGAGTATTTAGAGGACATATgtcttaaaaaaaataaaatcgtatTCTGCTCATGGACACACCTAACATCTTTACAAACAAGATGCTTTATAcaagaatttcttttcaatttgtaTCCAATGGAACAATTATGTTCATGCTTAACACTCTGTAACTTCTAAGTTATTAACAACTTAAACAGTCCTCTAAAATAATTCAAGTTTGCAGCTTAGATACGTAACAACTTGAAACTTCTGCGTTGTTCAACTAATTCTCTGAAATGGTGAACATTTTTAAGAGCTTGTTATGCTTCGTTGATTTTTTTGTCTGCTTGAATTTATACTCTTTTTCTGCTTGAAAACAAAATGTCAGAATCTAAGTCCAGTGGCTGGTATGTCGCCGTCCTATCAGCAAAGCGAGCCAAGTCCCACAGCTCTGGGCAGTAGTCAACAGCAGACTCTACAGTTCATGATGCAAACGCAACAGTgccagcaacaacagcaacagcaacaacagcagcagcaacaacaacaaccgcaAACTGGACCGACGGGAGCAAGCCCACCTCAAACACCAACAACTTGCGGACCCACACCGAGCACAATGATAGGACAGTATTTGGGTGCGCTGAATAATTCTACGATCCTTGACGATTTGAATATCAACATCGAGTCGTTGCATGGCGGATTTGACTGCAACGTTGAAGAAGTAAGTTTTCACTTTTTCTGTGGATCGGACCGTGCAAATTTGGTCACTCAAAATACTATCTggaatttataataacatacTTTGAATAAATAGCCACGAATAAGAAAAAAGTAACTAAAAATAACTATCTTTCGtgattaaaatgaaagaaaatgaagttagaatatttaacagttgtaaaaatgaacatttatttgTGAAAGCAGTTTCAGTACAAATTGGAAATAGCTAACTTCGACGcgtctatatataatatttgtaacatctGAAAAGCAAGAAAATGATCGTATTACCCTGTAACCTTGTTCCGTCCTATACGGAACACCGTAAGTAGAGATTCTCGAAGTTTCGTTTATGACATGGACGGGATAGACAGTTAAGTTTCgcatttattcttatttaatacttttgagtTTTATTTACTACAATCGACATGTATACCATCGCGAcagcaaacatttattttagtcaACTTAGATAGCATACAATAGTcatagaattttgtttctttcgtcTTAATAACCGACCAGGTCATAAACTCGGGATTTCCTAAGGGTCGGCCAAACATGTGTATACCGGTCCTTACAGATAGGTTTCAACCCGTAGGAAATCTCCGCAAGCCAACGAACCTTCGAgaaacccccccccccccccccccacacaCACATTTCCCCTACCCCGCTAGGAAAGGGGGTGGCTAAAGAGCGTTAGTTAGAAAATAGCAAGGATACGCCTCTAGCACCTCTCATACAATCCAACACGAGGTGTCGACGTCGAAGACGGGAAGACACTTCGACACTCCTTATTAAACACTAGTACAGTAAACTTCCCACAATCCAGTGGGCCGGTCAGCTTTCACCGCTTAGTGTGATAGTGACCCGAAGATACAGTCCACTCAACACATACATCACAGA
Above is a genomic segment from Nomia melanderi isolate GNS246 chromosome 8, iyNomMela1, whole genome shotgun sequence containing:
- the foxo gene encoding forkhead box, sub-group O; translated protein: MMDSVPVSASGSKTGLQPQQQGVPYDLESGFEPQTRARSHTWPLPRSEEYIEGNVVANVMSGSKEGVEGVESGTPPQHGALGQGAGSLLPVKKNSSRRNAWGNHSYADLITQAITSAPDERLTLSQIYEWMMQNIPYFREKGESNSSAGWKNSIRHNLSLHSRFMRVQNEGTGKSSWWMINRDAKPGKSSRRRAITMETSKLEKRRGRVRKKIEVLRNGGLQADATPSPSNSVNEGLDLFPDSPLQPGSGFQLSPDFRPRASSNASSCGRLSPIPAIPGKQEWTPAYTSSYSPEQLAGSFAETMKLESYQMYQTSPPSHQQQTGPPPSYYETQYQRSNSISSGSSSFALQSTPQPASQQRCPIHGLQPCACQMNLSPVAGMSPSYQQSEPSPTALGSSQQQTLQFMMQTQQCQQQQQQQQQQQQQQQPQTGPTGASPPQTPTTCGPTPSTMIGQYLGALNNSTILDDLNINIESLHGGFDCNVEEVIKHELSMDGTLDFNFQQGAMGTNAIQVGDRSVGQNGPVSQSTVVGATTGNAGVYVTSSAATPAAPPSWVH